From the Nodularia sp. NIES-3585 genome, one window contains:
- a CDS encoding SulP family inorganic anion transporter, translated as MAGAVVGLALIPEAIAFSIIAGVDPKVGLYASFIIAVITAFLGGRPGSISAATGAMALLMIDLVKDHGLQYLFAATFLTGVFQVLFGVMKLGRQMKFVPRAVMIGYINALAVLIFLAQIPQLTNVPPTVYVLTILSLGIIYILPRFTKVVPSPLVALAVMTIAAIALKLQVPTVGDMGELPTTLPFFALPQVQWNLETLKIILPYSLTLAIVGLLASFLTASLVDELTDTPSDKNQEAKGQGIANIVTAFFGGMAGCGMIGQSVINVQSGGRGRLSTLASGIFLLFAILFLQDWVKQMPMAALVAVMIMVSIGTFRWSSLKNLPRIPRTETAVMLTTMFVTIFTRNFAVGVITGIVMSTVFFSSKIAQLVFVDKVLSEDGGHRTYKVAGQIFFLSRDEFLASFDFSELVERVTIDLTHAHLWDQGAVEVLDKAVMKFRRNGVDVELIGLNEASATLLDKLAISQNADALKKP; from the coding sequence ATGGCTGGGGCTGTCGTTGGGCTGGCACTCATTCCAGAAGCGATCGCTTTTTCAATTATTGCCGGGGTAGATCCCAAAGTTGGGCTTTACGCTTCATTTATTATTGCCGTGATCACAGCCTTTTTAGGAGGCAGACCAGGGTCAATTTCCGCCGCCACAGGCGCAATGGCGCTGTTGATGATTGATTTAGTCAAAGATCATGGTTTGCAATATTTATTCGCCGCCACCTTTTTAACCGGAGTTTTTCAAGTTTTGTTTGGGGTGATGAAACTAGGTCGCCAAATGAAATTTGTCCCCAGGGCGGTGATGATTGGCTATATCAATGCCCTGGCGGTGTTAATTTTTCTCGCCCAGATACCGCAATTAACCAATGTTCCGCCCACTGTATATGTGCTGACTATCCTTTCCTTGGGGATTATTTATATACTACCTCGCTTCACCAAAGTAGTACCCTCTCCCTTAGTGGCTTTAGCAGTGATGACCATAGCAGCGATCGCGCTCAAACTTCAAGTCCCCACCGTCGGAGATATGGGCGAGCTACCCACTACTCTACCTTTCTTTGCCCTCCCCCAAGTGCAGTGGAATCTGGAAACATTAAAGATTATTCTGCCCTATTCCCTAACCTTAGCGATCGTGGGTTTATTGGCTTCCTTCTTAACAGCTTCCCTAGTAGATGAACTTACAGATACCCCCAGCGATAAAAACCAAGAAGCCAAAGGACAAGGCATTGCTAATATTGTGACTGCCTTCTTTGGGGGTATGGCCGGGTGTGGCATGATTGGGCAATCAGTGATTAATGTGCAGTCTGGCGGACGAGGGAGACTCTCAACCCTTGCATCTGGCATTTTCCTGTTATTTGCCATTTTGTTCTTACAGGATTGGGTGAAGCAAATGCCGATGGCCGCATTAGTCGCCGTCATGATTATGGTATCAATTGGGACATTTCGCTGGTCATCCTTAAAAAATCTTCCCCGCATCCCTCGCACTGAAACAGCCGTCATGTTAACTACTATGTTCGTGACAATTTTTACCCGTAATTTTGCCGTCGGCGTAATCACAGGTATTGTCATGAGTACAGTCTTCTTCTCCAGCAAAATTGCCCAGTTAGTATTTGTGGATAAAGTGCTGAGTGAAGATGGCGGACATCGGACTTACAAAGTAGCCGGGCAAATTTTCTTTTTATCGAGAGATGAGTTTCTCGCGTCTTTTGATTTTAGCGAACTCGTCGAGCGCGTCACCATTGATTTAACTCATGCTCACCTCTGGGATCAAGGTGCAGTGGAAGTCCTTGATAAAGCAGTCATGAAATTTCGCCGGAATGGCGTAGATGTAGAACTCATCGGACTAAATGAAGCCAGTGCTACCTTGCTGGATAAATTAGCAATTTCTCAAAACGCTGATGCTTTGAAAAAGCCCTAG
- a CDS encoding peptidylprolyl isomerase has product MMPVLQVGDRQLTATEVLPLLEKYQMLPQLIKEVLLDQAIAPISCTPEEEKIAYEKLAQHYQITSDDARQRWLEQNNMSAEQLDAIAIRQFKIEKFKQLTWSGDLESYFSQRKPQLDRVVYSLIRTNDVGIAQEIYFRLQAGEQSFAELAREYSQGPEAQTNGLVGPLELQTIHPVLAKILASSQPQQLLPPTQLENWIVIVRLEKLLLTQLDNSLRQRLLNERFNSWLQAQILAQNCQINQRKYATVET; this is encoded by the coding sequence ATGATGCCAGTTCTGCAAGTAGGCGATCGCCAGTTGACGGCCACAGAAGTGTTACCATTGCTGGAAAAATACCAAATGCTGCCGCAGCTGATCAAAGAGGTGTTGCTTGACCAAGCGATCGCACCAATTTCATGTACACCAGAAGAAGAGAAAATTGCCTATGAAAAGCTAGCCCAACATTATCAAATTACCTCTGATGATGCACGTCAGCGTTGGCTGGAGCAAAATAACATGAGTGCAGAACAATTGGATGCGATCGCTATCCGGCAATTTAAAATAGAAAAATTCAAGCAACTCACTTGGTCTGGCGATTTAGAATCTTATTTTTCCCAGCGCAAACCCCAATTAGATCGAGTAGTTTATTCTCTGATCAGAACTAATGATGTGGGCATTGCTCAAGAAATCTATTTTCGCCTGCAAGCAGGAGAACAAAGTTTTGCCGAATTGGCACGAGAATATTCTCAAGGACCCGAAGCACAGACAAATGGTTTAGTTGGTCCGCTGGAATTACAAACTATCCATCCAGTTTTAGCGAAGATATTAGCCAGTAGCCAGCCACAACAACTGTTACCACCAACTCAATTAGAAAACTGGATCGTGATAGTCCGCCTAGAGAAGTTATTGCTGACACAGTTAGATAATTCACTGCGTCAACGCTTGCTGAATGAACGTTTTAATAGTTGGCTACAAGCCCAGATATTAGCACAAAATTGCCAAATTAACCAACGAAAATATGCCACAGTTGAGACATAA
- a CDS encoding peptidase domain-containing ABC transporter, with product MTYITSSFQEFLSNLEGFEHLPTEEITHLSKQVQAWRYRIGQKIIGKEKLPEQITIIYEGKVRFLGYHPQTQIPTTLKLLQPGAIIGEISILREVACETAIASTEVICLNLSKIEYLRLVASYPNFADTRLNRSHLIEVFDVLGSQVEKQANAVLNFTELAEQALSRAKIHYLHPGKTPVSQLDNENIWFVSGGSSVTNFSPGSQLELGETLEVKGTNRARLIGLSPADLSFLDSHQVQIPVQLTQPIVTDDLEIPYASEEEIPQSEASPETGKQKRQNYPFVSGKGELNTIFACFQMLSKHLKIPFRREVIRRILTEQIKRHSTISFPACAYVAELIGLKSQLVDLPVAAITRIPTPALIYYGDSYAVLYETVANTIVAGVPSQGIVRCKPAEFIAKLDIDESNLPPQVKVLLLAATKETPQERFGIQWFVPYLSKHRRVLVEVFIASFFVQLAQLANPLVIQLIIDKVIVQNSISTLNVLGVLLLVVGIFEALLTTLRTYLFVDTTNRIDMGLGSQIIDHLLRLPLRYFERRPVGELATRVNELENIRQFLTGTALTVVLDAVFSVIYIVVMLFYSWQLTLVGLGTIPIFIILTLIASPTISKQLRTKAERNAHTQSYLVEVMSGIQTVKAQNIELQSRFSWQERYARYVAAGFKTVITSTLANSTSSFLNKLSALLVLWLGSYLVLQGELTLGELIAFRIISGYVTSPILRLAQLWQSFQETALSLERLSDIVDTPQEGELDRGNIPLPAISGSVKFENVSFRFATSGPLQLSNVNLEIASGQFIGIVGQSGSGKSTLMKLLLRLYEVESGRILIDNYDISKVELYSLRRQVGVVPQETLLFDGTVQENIALTNPDSTTDEIIAAARIAVAHDFIMSLPNGYNTRVGERGAGLSGGQRQRIAIARSILQRPKLLVLDEATSALDYPTERQVCLNLANAFKGNTVFFITHRLTTVSHADMIVVMDNGRLIEQGSHQELMAAKGHYSYLYQQQQVNV from the coding sequence ATGACTTATATTACTAGTTCCTTTCAAGAATTTCTTTCAAACCTAGAGGGGTTTGAGCATTTACCCACTGAAGAGATAACTCATCTCTCCAAACAAGTACAAGCTTGGCGCTATCGCATAGGACAAAAAATCATTGGGAAAGAAAAACTTCCCGAACAAATTACAATTATTTACGAAGGAAAAGTCCGTTTTTTAGGATATCATCCCCAAACGCAAATCCCTACGACATTAAAATTATTACAACCAGGCGCAATTATCGGTGAGATTAGTATATTACGTGAGGTTGCCTGTGAAACCGCGATCGCTTCCACCGAAGTTATCTGTCTCAACTTGAGTAAAATCGAATATTTACGCTTAGTTGCTTCCTACCCAAACTTTGCCGATACACGCTTAAACCGCAGTCATTTGATAGAGGTATTTGATGTTCTGGGTTCACAAGTCGAAAAGCAAGCCAACGCAGTTCTTAATTTCACCGAACTGGCTGAACAAGCCTTATCCAGAGCAAAAATACATTACCTTCATCCAGGAAAAACCCCAGTTAGCCAACTAGATAACGAAAATATCTGGTTTGTCAGTGGCGGTAGTTCAGTCACAAATTTCTCTCCTGGTTCCCAGTTAGAATTAGGTGAGACACTAGAAGTTAAAGGAACAAATCGCGCCCGCTTGATTGGTTTATCTCCCGCAGACTTATCATTTTTAGATAGTCATCAAGTGCAGATTCCTGTACAACTTACCCAACCCATTGTCACAGATGACCTAGAAATTCCCTACGCATCTGAAGAAGAAATTCCCCAGTCCGAAGCATCTCCGGAGACAGGTAAACAAAAACGTCAAAATTACCCATTTGTGAGCGGTAAAGGTGAATTAAATACCATCTTTGCCTGTTTTCAAATGCTCTCGAAACACCTAAAAATTCCCTTTCGCCGGGAAGTGATTCGCCGCATCTTAACTGAACAAATCAAACGCCATTCTACTATATCCTTTCCCGCCTGTGCATACGTAGCCGAATTAATCGGACTCAAATCCCAGTTAGTAGACTTACCTGTGGCAGCAATTACACGCATTCCTACACCAGCATTAATTTATTATGGTGATAGTTATGCTGTTTTATATGAAACAGTTGCTAATACTATTGTTGCAGGTGTGCCATCCCAAGGAATTGTCCGTTGCAAACCTGCTGAATTTATCGCCAAATTAGATATTGATGAAAGCAATTTACCTCCCCAGGTGAAAGTTTTATTGCTGGCTGCTACAAAGGAAACACCTCAAGAACGCTTTGGTATCCAATGGTTTGTTCCTTATCTGTCAAAGCATCGGCGAGTTCTCGTAGAAGTTTTTATTGCTTCATTTTTTGTGCAGTTAGCCCAGCTAGCTAATCCCTTGGTTATTCAGTTAATTATCGACAAAGTTATAGTCCAAAATAGCATTAGTACCCTAAATGTTTTAGGAGTTTTGCTCTTAGTTGTGGGCATATTTGAAGCATTACTTACCACATTAAGAACTTACTTATTTGTTGATACGACCAACCGCATCGATATGGGTTTGGGGTCACAGATTATTGACCACTTACTACGTCTACCACTACGTTATTTTGAACGCCGACCTGTAGGCGAACTGGCGACTCGCGTCAACGAATTAGAGAATATTCGTCAGTTTCTCACTGGTACAGCCTTAACAGTGGTCTTAGATGCCGTATTCTCAGTAATTTATATTGTCGTGATGCTGTTTTATAGTTGGCAGCTAACTTTAGTAGGTTTAGGAACAATACCAATATTTATTATTCTCACTTTAATTGCTTCTCCCACTATTAGCAAACAGTTACGGACAAAAGCTGAACGCAACGCCCATACTCAATCTTATTTGGTTGAGGTAATGTCAGGTATTCAAACAGTAAAAGCGCAAAATATTGAATTGCAATCGCGTTTTTCCTGGCAAGAGCGTTATGCACGGTATGTAGCTGCAGGGTTTAAAACTGTAATCACTTCTACTTTAGCTAACTCTACTAGTAGTTTCCTCAATAAACTTAGTGCATTGCTAGTGTTGTGGTTGGGTTCTTATTTAGTCCTGCAAGGAGAATTAACCCTAGGTGAATTAATCGCTTTTAGGATTATCTCAGGTTACGTCACTAGCCCTATCTTACGTTTAGCTCAACTCTGGCAAAGTTTCCAAGAAACTGCATTATCCCTGGAGCGTTTAAGCGATATTGTTGATACACCACAAGAAGGTGAATTAGACCGCGGAAATATTCCCTTACCCGCAATTTCGGGAAGCGTGAAATTTGAAAATGTTTCCTTCCGATTTGCGACAAGCGGTCCCTTACAACTTTCTAACGTTAATCTGGAAATTGCATCGGGGCAATTTATTGGTATCGTGGGGCAAAGTGGTTCAGGGAAAAGTACGTTAATGAAATTACTGCTGAGACTGTACGAAGTGGAGTCAGGCAGAATTTTAATTGATAATTACGATATTTCCAAAGTGGAACTTTATTCGCTGCGACGACAGGTGGGTGTAGTTCCCCAAGAAACACTATTGTTTGATGGAACTGTTCAGGAAAATATTGCTTTAACGAACCCCGATTCTACAACAGACGAAATTATTGCAGCTGCTCGCATTGCTGTGGCGCACGATTTTATTATGTCCTTACCCAACGGTTACAATACCCGCGTAGGAGAGCGGGGGGCTGGACTTTCAGGTGGACAAAGACAAAGAATTGCGATCGCGCGTTCTATTCTACAACGACCAAAATTATTAGTTTTAGACGAAGCCACAAGCGCCCTAGATTATCCTACGGAGCGACAAGTTTGTTTAAATTTAGCTAATGCTTTTAAAGGTAACACGGTCTTCTTTATTACCCATCGCCTCACCACTGTCAGCCATGCAGATATGATTGTCGTGATGGATAATGGCAGATTGATAGAACAAGGAAGCCATCAAGAATTAATGGCTGCTAAAGGTCATTATTCTTACCTTTATCAGCAACAACAAGTGAATGTGTAA
- a CDS encoding NifU family protein, with product MELTIENVETVLDEMRPYLMSDGGNVELVELDGPIVKLRLQGACGSCPSSAMTLRMGIERRLKEIIPEIAEIEQVI from the coding sequence ATGGAACTGACAATAGAAAACGTCGAAACAGTCTTAGATGAAATGCGCCCTTACTTAATGTCTGATGGCGGTAACGTCGAACTTGTAGAACTTGATGGACCAATTGTGAAACTGCGGTTACAAGGCGCTTGTGGTTCTTGCCCTAGTTCCGCAATGACCTTGAGAATGGGCATTGAACGTCGCCTCAAGGAAATTATTCCCGAAATCGCAGAAATTGAGCAAGTAATCTAG
- a CDS encoding HlyD family efflux transporter periplasmic adaptor subunit — protein sequence MIQLNGNGNGKSKNGVKANSPLLTSPEKASNQPLGNANYTNFDQSVVLRQSPIWSRTIMMTLIGLACFGITWAYFAKIEQVVPATGQLKPEGTVKEVQAPVSGVVKSVHVKDGEQVKPGDLLLTFETVATVAELDSLKEIRTALMSENQIYRRLMATSYTTAAEVEFSSAKLPVNAEFLLKSRTALVKENELLRAELSNLNTVAGLGVDEQQRLQFAQRELDSRSAAGELEVEKTKKQLAQIQVRKNNTQSSLLIQQNILDKIQILAEEGGISQLQYLNQQQQVQTLTSEIAQLDEEQQRLQFTIEQGQQELKNTVAASGKNVLEKIADNKKRIAEIDSQFMRIVLSNEQTLADLNSKISQAQLNFEYQELRAPVAGTIFDLQAKNPGFVANSSQQVLQIVPDEKYIAEVFITNKDIGFVREGMQTDVRIDSFPFSQFGDIKGQVISIGSDALPPDETYQFYRFPATISLDKQYLDAQGRNIPLQSGMSIVANIKVREERTVMSLFTEMFTKQVDSLKEVR from the coding sequence ATGATTCAACTTAATGGAAATGGCAACGGTAAGTCAAAAAACGGTGTCAAGGCAAATTCGCCGCTCCTAACATCTCCAGAGAAGGCTTCTAATCAGCCTTTAGGAAATGCCAATTATACTAATTTTGACCAATCAGTTGTTTTACGCCAATCGCCTATTTGGTCACGCACAATTATGATGACCTTAATAGGGCTAGCTTGTTTTGGCATTACTTGGGCTTATTTTGCCAAAATCGAGCAAGTAGTACCTGCTACAGGTCAACTCAAGCCTGAAGGGACAGTCAAAGAAGTTCAAGCTCCTGTTAGTGGAGTAGTAAAATCGGTTCACGTTAAAGATGGAGAACAAGTTAAGCCAGGAGATTTGCTGCTGACCTTTGAAACTGTTGCTACAGTTGCTGAACTAGATTCTTTAAAAGAAATTCGCACGGCGTTAATGTCAGAAAACCAAATTTATCGTCGGTTAATGGCAACTAGTTATACAACAGCCGCTGAGGTGGAGTTCTCCAGTGCTAAATTACCAGTAAATGCCGAGTTTCTTTTGAAAAGTAGGACAGCGTTAGTTAAAGAAAATGAATTGTTACGTGCTGAATTGAGCAATTTGAATACAGTTGCAGGTTTAGGAGTTGATGAACAACAACGTCTACAATTTGCTCAGAGAGAATTAGATTCTCGGTCTGCCGCTGGAGAGCTAGAAGTGGAGAAAACGAAGAAACAACTGGCTCAAATACAAGTAAGAAAGAATAATACTCAATCTAGTTTATTGATTCAGCAGAATATATTAGATAAAATTCAAATATTAGCAGAAGAAGGTGGTATTTCTCAGCTTCAGTATCTCAATCAACAACAACAGGTACAAACACTCACATCCGAAATAGCTCAATTAGATGAAGAACAGCAACGTCTACAGTTTACAATTGAGCAAGGACAGCAGGAACTCAAAAATACTGTGGCTGCTTCTGGCAAAAATGTCTTAGAGAAAATAGCTGATAACAAAAAACGTATTGCCGAAATTGATAGTCAATTTATGAGAATTGTCCTCAGTAATGAACAAACATTGGCAGATTTAAATAGTAAAATTTCTCAAGCTCAGTTAAATTTTGAATATCAAGAACTTCGCGCTCCTGTAGCCGGAACAATTTTTGACTTACAAGCAAAAAACCCTGGTTTTGTTGCTAATAGTAGTCAACAAGTTTTACAAATTGTCCCTGATGAAAAATATATTGCTGAGGTTTTTATTACCAATAAAGATATTGGTTTTGTGCGGGAAGGAATGCAAACTGATGTCAGAATTGATTCTTTTCCTTTTAGCCAATTTGGTGATATTAAAGGACAAGTAATTAGTATAGGCTCAGATGCGTTACCACCAGATGAAACATATCAATTTTATAGATTTCCCGCAACAATTAGTTTGGATAAACAATATTTAGATGCTCAAGGTAGAAATATTCCCTTACAGTCAGGAATGTCAATTGTCGCTAATATTAAGGTACGTGAAGAACGGACGGTGATGAGTCTATTTACTGAAATGTTTACTAAACAAGTTGATAGTTTGAAGGAGGTACGATAA
- a CDS encoding RNA-guided endonuclease TnpB family protein — protein MIVYEFKVKGKDQQYRAIDEAIRTNQFIQNKCLRYWMDHKNIGRYDLNKYCAVLAAEFSFADELNSMARQSAAERSWSAIARFYDHCKKKVLGKKGFPKFKKNCRSVEYKSTGWKLSDTRKVITFSDKKGIGTLKLKGTYDLNYYNIKQIKRVRLVSRADGYYAQFAVDVDVRVEKQPTNQVVGIDLGLKYFIADNKGSVEPSPQFYRQSEKQLNRANRKKSQKFSAAKKKAKQRQSNNYHKARNRYARKHLRVSRQRKEYCKRLAYSVIQSNDLVAYEDLNVKGLVRNRHLAKSISDAGWYTFRQWLEYFGHKYGKVTVAVPPHNTSQNCSHCGQKVKKSLSTRTHVCPHCGYVEDRDTNAAINILRLGLSTVGHTGTYATGDLPSWAVGASLSSNGESVNVESPN, from the coding sequence ATGATTGTTTACGAGTTCAAGGTCAAAGGTAAAGATCAGCAGTATCGCGCTATTGATGAGGCGATTCGTACGAACCAGTTCATCCAAAATAAGTGTTTGCGCTACTGGATGGATCACAAAAACATTGGTAGGTATGACCTCAATAAATATTGTGCGGTACTCGCCGCTGAGTTTTCCTTTGCTGATGAACTGAACTCAATGGCTAGACAGTCTGCTGCGGAACGTTCCTGGAGTGCAATAGCTCGGTTTTACGATCACTGCAAGAAAAAGGTTTTGGGTAAAAAGGGTTTCCCGAAGTTTAAGAAAAATTGTCGTTCAGTTGAATATAAATCAACTGGATGGAAGCTTTCTGATACTCGCAAAGTCATAACCTTCTCTGACAAAAAAGGTATTGGAACCCTAAAATTAAAGGGAACCTATGACCTTAATTACTACAATATCAAGCAAATTAAGCGTGTCCGTTTGGTAAGCCGTGCTGATGGATACTATGCTCAATTTGCGGTTGATGTTGATGTGAGAGTGGAGAAACAACCCACAAACCAAGTAGTTGGCATTGATTTGGGATTGAAATACTTCATTGCTGATAATAAAGGCAGTGTAGAACCTTCACCCCAGTTCTACCGCCAGTCAGAAAAACAGTTAAACCGTGCTAACCGCAAGAAATCTCAGAAGTTTAGTGCAGCTAAGAAAAAAGCCAAGCAACGGCAATCAAACAATTACCACAAAGCTAGAAATAGATATGCTCGCAAGCATTTAAGGGTAAGTAGGCAACGAAAAGAGTATTGCAAGAGATTAGCGTACTCCGTCATCCAATCTAACGATCTGGTAGCCTATGAAGATTTAAATGTGAAAGGGTTAGTCAGAAATCGACATCTAGCTAAATCAATTAGTGATGCTGGTTGGTATACTTTCCGCCAGTGGTTAGAATATTTTGGTCATAAGTATGGGAAAGTGACGGTTGCTGTGCCTCCCCACAATACAAGCCAAAATTGTTCTCACTGTGGTCAGAAAGTGAAAAAATCCTTGTCTACAAGAACTCATGTTTGCCCACATTGCGGATATGTAGAAGACAGAGATACCAATGCTGCAATCAATATTTTGAGACTAGGACTCAGTACGGTAGGGCATACCGGAACTTACGCTACAGGAGATTTGCCCTCTTGGGCGGTTGGCGCCAGCCTGTCGTCTAATGGCGAGTCGGTGAATGTAGAATCCCCGAATTAG
- a CDS encoding glycoside hydrolase yields MSHPLHIAFIWHQHQPLYKSPNSGVSLSTSQHYRLPWVRLHGTKDYLDLILILEKYPKLHQTVNLVPSLILQLEDYIAGTAFDPYLTASLTPDAQITQPQREFIIQHFFDGNHHTLIDPHPRYAQLYNQRQEKGQAWCLANWQLPDYSDLLAWHNLAWIDPLFWDDPEIAAWLKQGRNFTLSDRQRIYSKQREILGRIIPQHRKMQAAGQLEVTTTPYTHPILPLLADTNSGQVAVPSMTLPHQRFQWAEDIPRHLRKAWELYTDRFGQEPRGLWPSEQSVSPEILPYIIKQGFKWICSDEAVLGWSLKHFFHRDGAGNVESPELLYKPYRLQTPAGDLAIVFRDHRLSDLIGFTYSSMPAKEAAADLVGHLQAIAKMQRESDSEQPWLVTIALDGENCWEYYPQDGKPFLEALYQSLSNEPHLKLVTVSEFIAEFPPTATIPAQQLHSGSWVDGSFTTWIGDPAKNRAWDYLTHARETLAKHPEATEESNPAAWEALYAAEGSDWFWWFGEGHSSNQDAIFDQLFREHLLGIYKALNEPAPSYLRQPLEIHESRSDHRPFGFIHPAIDGKGDEQDWDKAGRIEIGGARGTMHNSSLIQRLWYGVDHLNFYIRLDFKTGVVPGKDLPEELNLLWFYPDRTMHNSPIPIADVPDIAPLNYHYHHHLEINLLTQSIQFQEAGEHYQWHPRFTRAQVAFNNCLEIAIPWADLQIPPDYPLRLVLVLADEERYRDYLPENGLIPIEVP; encoded by the coding sequence ATGTCTCATCCATTACACATCGCCTTTATCTGGCATCAACACCAGCCGCTGTACAAATCTCCTAACAGCGGCGTTTCGCTTTCTACCAGTCAGCATTACCGCTTACCTTGGGTACGATTGCATGGAACCAAAGATTATTTAGATTTAATATTAATTCTGGAAAAGTATCCGAAGTTACACCAGACAGTAAATTTAGTACCATCCCTAATATTACAACTAGAAGATTATATTGCAGGCACTGCGTTTGACCCGTATCTCACGGCTAGTTTGACACCAGATGCACAAATAACTCAGCCACAACGAGAATTTATCATCCAACACTTTTTTGATGGCAATCACCATACTCTGATTGACCCCCATCCCCGCTATGCCCAGTTGTATAACCAAAGACAGGAAAAAGGGCAAGCTTGGTGTTTGGCTAATTGGCAATTGCCAGATTACAGCGATTTGTTAGCTTGGCACAATCTGGCATGGATTGATCCTCTGTTTTGGGATGACCCAGAAATTGCCGCTTGGTTAAAACAGGGTCGAAATTTTACTTTAAGCGATCGCCAGCGCATATACTCCAAACAGCGCGAAATTCTGGGTCGCATTATCCCCCAACACCGGAAAATGCAAGCAGCAGGGCAGCTAGAGGTCACCACCACACCCTACACTCACCCGATTTTGCCCTTACTAGCTGATACTAACTCTGGGCAAGTAGCAGTGCCTTCAATGACACTACCTCATCAGCGGTTTCAGTGGGCAGAAGACATTCCCCGCCACTTGCGTAAAGCTTGGGAATTATATACGGATCGTTTTGGTCAAGAACCACGGGGTTTATGGCCTTCAGAACAATCAGTCAGCCCAGAAATTCTGCCCTATATCATTAAACAAGGCTTTAAGTGGATTTGCTCAGATGAAGCGGTTTTGGGGTGGTCTTTGAAACACTTCTTTCACAGAGATGGGGCAGGGAATGTCGAGTCACCAGAATTATTATACAAACCCTATCGTTTACAAACTCCAGCCGGTGATTTAGCAATTGTCTTTCGTGACCATAGATTATCAGATTTGATTGGCTTTACCTACAGTTCAATGCCCGCCAAAGAAGCAGCAGCTGACCTAGTGGGACACCTGCAAGCGATCGCGAAAATGCAAAGAGAAAGCGACAGCGAACAACCTTGGCTAGTCACCATTGCATTAGATGGGGAAAATTGTTGGGAGTATTATCCCCAAGACGGCAAACCCTTCTTAGAAGCGTTGTATCAAAGCTTAAGTAACGAACCCCATCTCAAACTCGTCACTGTCTCCGAATTTATCGCAGAATTTCCCCCCACTGCAACTATTCCTGCACAACAGCTACATAGTGGTTCTTGGGTAGATGGTAGCTTTACCACTTGGATAGGTGACCCCGCCAAAAATCGCGCCTGGGACTACCTAACCCACGCAAGAGAAACACTGGCAAAACATCCCGAAGCCACCGAAGAAAGTAACCCAGCCGCATGGGAAGCTTTATATGCCGCCGAGGGTTCCGATTGGTTCTGGTGGTTTGGTGAAGGGCATTCTTCAAATCAAGATGCCATCTTCGACCAATTATTTCGGGAACACCTATTAGGAATTTACAAAGCATTAAATGAACCAGCACCATCCTATCTCAGACAACCATTAGAAATTCATGAATCACGGTCAGACCATAGGCCATTCGGGTTTATTCATCCCGCCATTGATGGTAAAGGTGATGAACAGGATTGGGACAAAGCCGGACGCATAGAAATCGGTGGGGCGAGGGGAACCATGCACAATAGCAGCCTCATTCAGCGACTGTGGTATGGAGTAGATCACCTAAATTTCTATATCCGGTTAGACTTTAAAACTGGTGTTGTCCCAGGAAAAGATTTACCTGAAGAATTGAATTTATTGTGGTTCTATCCCGATAGAACAATGCACAATAGCCCCATCCCCATCGCAGATGTGCCAGATATCGCGCCACTAAATTACCACTACCACCACCATCTAGAAATTAACTTACTCACCCAATCGATCCAGTTTCAGGAAGCTGGAGAACATTATCAATGGCATCCTCGTTTTACCCGCGCCCAAGTCGCTTTCAATAATTGTTTAGAAATTGCCATCCCGTGGGCTGATTTGCAAATTCCGCCAGATTATCCCCTGCGCCTAGTTTTAGTCCTAGCGGATGAAGAACGTTACCGCGATTATTTGCCAGAAAACGGTTTAATTCCCATTGAAGTACCTTAA